One Festucalex cinctus isolate MCC-2025b chromosome 1, RoL_Fcin_1.0, whole genome shotgun sequence genomic region harbors:
- the LOC144004677 gene encoding uncharacterized protein LOC144004677, with translation MANNFWNELSFQLSKNRAIPHYRQIFMGDGKEDFSRWCRHFEVTVGAHSEADEDSLAKLLPTCLGGAAFSYWDSLSDEDKSDYTITKEKLKAVFGQAAYLSTFQSYINARGRLPGEALPVFAAEISRLVEEAFPTYGDDAKSGEKFRRFIAGLDPYLQLRCHEQGVKTLEEALKFAVQIETAHQASRVFAAQGPFPAAPTYPAVSPIVTPPLPMAAPLGVHSANADDMKKMLKTIEALSDKVERLQLTVSQQGQDSQCRGGAGYGFRHRSFTPEGLRRDRYPAERYYGSPPRRRDSSYERNSTSRSAYRTSRRDEEVYNQQGPRTQSESSQRNRRGYSPSRRSYTDRGRSPDRYAGGHHQRSPSPAGRVRFQSPSRPQTDQGNYE, from the coding sequence ATGGCGAACAATTTTTGGAACGAGCTGTCCTTTCAGTTGAGTAAGAACCGCGCCATCCCACATTACCGCCAAATTTTTATGGGGGATGGTAAGGAGGATTTTTCGAGATGGTGCAGACACTTTGAGGTGACTGTTGGTGCTCACTCTGAGGCTGACGAGGACAGTTTAGCAAAGCTGTTACCTACATGCTTGGGTGGGGCCGCATTCAGTTACTGGGACAGTCTATCTGATGAAGACAAGAGCGACTATACAATCACTAAAGAGAAACTGAAGGCTGTTTTTGGACAAGCTGCCTATTTATCAACATTTCAAAGTTACATTAATGCACGTGGCCGTCTTCCTGGTGAGGCTCTTCCTGTGTTTGCTGCAGAGATCAGCCGCTTGGTTGAAGAAGCTTTCCCGACATATGGTGATGACGCTAAAAGTGGAGAGAAATTTCGCCGCTTCATTGCTGGACTTGATCCATATCTGCAACTACGATGCCACGAACAAGGTGTGAAAACACTTGAAGAGGCTCTGAAGTTTGCGGTACAAATTGAGACTGCCCATCAAGCAAGCAGAGTGTTTGCTGCTCAGGGGCCTTTTCCTGCAGCACCCACTTATCCTGCAGTTTCGCCTATCGTGACACCTCCTCTTCCCATGGCTGCTCCCCTGGGTGTCCACTCAGCTAATGCAGATGACATGAAGAAGATGTTAAAGACCATTGAGGCATTATCAGACAAGGTGGAACGACTACAATTGACAGTTAGCCAGCAAGGGCAGGATTCACAATGCCGTGGTGGCGCTGGCTATGGATTTCGTCACAGGAGTTTCACACCTGAGGGACTACGACGTGATCGCTATCCTGCAGAACGATACTACGGATCACCACCTCGTCGCAGAGATTCATCCTACGAAAGAAACTCAACTAGTCGCAGTGCGTACCGGACCTCCCGACGTGATGAGGAGGTGTACAACCAACAAGGTCCACGCACTCAATCGGAATCATCGCAACGCAATAGGAGAGGCTACAGTCCTTCACGGAGGAGCTACACGGATCGTGGCCGCTCTCCTGATCGATACGCCGGGGGACATCATCAACGATCTCCGAGTCCAGCTGGACGTGTACGTTTCCAGTCTCCTTCACGTCCTCAGACGGATCAGGGAAACTACGAGTAG